The DNA window TCGTGTTCACAGCCTTCTCCGACACGGCGCAATATCTCTACGCCCAACTTGCCCCCTGGGCTAGGGATACGTTGAGAGTGCATTCGGCAGTCGTCACAGGCAGCGCCGGCATTCAAACCACCATGCCGGGTTTAAGTAAGCGCATGGGTGACGTGCTTTCGACCTTCGCCCCGCGTGCTAAAGAGCGGCCGCAAGACCTGGCGGATGAAGGCGAAATCGATCTACTGATCGCCACCGACTGCATCTCCGAGGGGCAGAATCTCCAAGATTGCGACTGGCTGATCAACTACGACATCCATTGGAACCCGGTGCGCATCATCCAGCGCTTCGGGCGTATCGACCGTATCGGCTCGCCCAACCAGCGCATCCAACTCGTGAACTTCTGGCCCAACATGGAGCTAGAGGAATACATCAACCTGGAGCAGCGCGTCAGCGGCCGCATGGTGCTGCTCGATGTCTCGGCTACTGGCGAAGAAAATCTGATCGAGCAGCAGTCCGGCAACGCCATGAACGACCTGGAGTACCGGCGCAAGCAACTGCTCAAGCTGCAGGACACGGTGATCGACATGGAAGACCTGTCGACTGGCGTGGCGATCACGGACCTTACCCTGACCGACTTCCGCATCGACCTGGCCCAGTTTCTGAAGAGACACCCCGGCAAGCTGGACACCCAACCGCTGGGTGCTTATGCGATCACCACCACGCTGGATGCCGACATTCCGCCCGGCGTGATCTTCTGCCTGCAAGCGTGCGGCCCGGCAGCAAAGCTCGCCACAACGCCCGACTACCCGCTGGCGCCGCACTACCTAGTGCATGTCGGCGATGACAGCGCCGTGTTGCTGCCGTACGCGCAGGCCAAGCGCATCCTGGATCGCCTCAAGCGCTTGGCACTGGGGCGCGACAGGCCAGATGACAGTGCCTGCGCGCGCTTCGATAGGGCAACCAAAGGCGGCGAAGACATGCGCCACGCACAAAAGCTGCTCGCTGCGGCGGTGGCCTCCGTCGCCGGAAAGCAAGAGGAACGGGCCGTGGCCAGTCTTTTCACGCCCGGTGGCACCCACGCCATGAAAGGCGAGTTCGCCGGTAGCGGCGACTTTGAGGTGTTGGCATTCCTCGTTGTGCTGCCCGATCAGCAATGTATTTGATTACAAGGACCAGCATGAGCTTTCGCACCGCCGAACCTGCATTGAATGATGTCCTCGATGGAATTGCATCGGGACAAATCCAGCTCCCTGACTTTCAACGCGGTTGGGTGTGGGATGACACCCATATTCGTTCGTTGATCGCGAGCCTCTCGCTCTCTTACCCGATTGGCGCGGTCATGTTTCTGGAAGCAGGCGGGGTGCCATTTAAGCCCCGACTGTTTGCCGGTGTGAACCTGCAGCCTGCGCCTGCTCCAAAGACCCTCGTCCTTGATGGTCAGCAACGTCTGACCTCCATGTACTTGGCGTTGCGCAGCGGCCAGTCAGTGCCGACGCGCACGGAGAAAGGCGCGGATATTCGTCGTCTTTATTTCCTCGACATGAGCAAATGCCTGGATGAATCGGCGGACCGTGAAGATGCCGTGCTCTCGGTGCCAGAGACGCTGCAAGTCACGTCAGATTTCGGCCGAAAGGTCGATCTGGACGTCAGTACGCCACACCAGCAGTACAGCCAGCGGCTCTTCCCCGTGGCATTGTTGTTCGACATCCAAGGGTTCATGGCCTGGGAAAGCGGCTTCAGCGCGCACCATCAGTTCGCAGCGGAAGCCATGCAGTTCATGCAGCGGTTTCGCAACGAAATCTGGCTACGCTTCCAACAGTTTAAGGTGCCCGCCATTGAACTTACCCAGGACACGCCACGCGAGGCCGTGTGCCAAGTTTTCGAGAAGGTCAATACCGGTGGTGTCACGCTGACCGTGTTCGAGTTGATGACAGCCACCTTCGCGGCGGATGAATTCAACCTGCGCGATGACTGGGATGCGCGACAGGAGCGACTAACCGCCAAGCACGATGTGCTCATGGCGGTAGATGGCACTAGCTTTCTCACCGCAGTAACGCTGCTGGCCAGCTATCGGCGTCACAAAGCGCTTGGCACATCTGTCAGCTGCAAGCGTGCCGACGTGCTGAAGCTGCCGCTGGCGGACTTCAAGGCGCTGGAATCCGATCTGGAGAAAGGATTTAAGCGGGCTGCCGAGTTGCTGGCAGAGGAGAAAATCTTCGATGACCGAAGCCTGCCGTATGCCACGCAACTCGTTCCGTTGTCGGCTATCTGTGCGCACTTGGCAGACCGCACGACGCAACATGGCGTCAAGCAAAAGCTGCTGCGCTGGTACTGGAGCGGTGTTCTGGGCGAACTGTATGGGGGCGCCAACGAAACCCGTTTCGGCATGGACATCCAGGATGCGGTCGCCTGGGTCGAAGGCGGCAGCGAACCGCGCACGGTGCGCGACGCCAACTTTTCGCCGACGCGTCTGCTGTCCCTGCAAAGCCGCCTCGCAGCCGCCTACAAGGGGCTGGCGGCCTTACTCATGAAACACGGTGGTCGCGATTTCATCAGCGGTACGCCGATCGACCTCAACACTTACTTCAACAACGCCATCGACATCCACCATGTGTTCCCTCGCGCCTGGTGCGAGAATCAGAAATTGCCCAAGGAGAAATGGAACAGCGTGATCAACAAGGCACCTCTGGCCGCTGGTACCAATCGTTTCATCAGCGGGGATGCGCCCAGCGTGTACCTCGCACGCATCCAGAAAGCCAAGCAGGTGGCCCCAGATAACCTAGACGAGTTTCTGCTCTCCCACGTGATCCCGGTGCCTGCGCTGCGATCGGACGACTTCGATGCGTTTGTCCGTCAACGCGCTACCGCACTGTTGAATCTGATCGAGCAGGCCATGGGCAAAGCCATTTCCGGGCGCGACAGCGAAGAAGCGGTCAAGGCATTTGGAGCGGCACTCTCGTGATGAACTGGTCAGATGTCGTCAGTGTCCTGAGTCTCCCGGATAGCGCGAGGGTGGATCAGCGCGTGCCCAAGAAGCTGTTGCTGGAGAACGGTGCGCCCACGGCGTCTGACAAGCGCTTGATCTCCGATGCGATTGAATACATTCAGTGGCTGGCCGCCCTGAAGCCCAACACCATCGGCGTGCCCGAGTACCGCGATACGCAGCGCGAGTACCTGGAGGTCGCGGTGCTGGCCGCCACTCTGCGCGGAGCCGCCAAGCCGGCCAGCTTTTCACGCCTTGCAGAATTGGTGCACCGGGCCGTGCCTTATCCGGTGCTGTTGCTGCTGGACACAGAACGGGCTGAAGGGGCAACACTGACTCTCTCGCTGGCGCATAAGCGCTGGGCGCAGAACGAGGCGGGCAAGATCGTGCTAGATGGCGATATGGTGTCGACCTCGCTGTTTCAAGCAGTCGATGGCAGACCTCGAGCTGATGCGAAGGCAGCTTCCCACATCGAGCAGGATTTCATGCAGTCGCTTGCGATTGCGCGTCAGCCCCAAGCTTCGCTACATGCCCTCTATGAAGGCTGGATCGTATGCGTGCAGGCCATGCACGCAGCGCGACGGACAGGAATCTATCAAACCGCTACAACACCCGAACAGACCGCAGCGCGGCGACAGGCTTTGATTGATTGCAAGTGGCTGGAACGCGAAATCAGTCGCTTGCGGGCCGAGGCGGCCAAGGAAAAACAACTGGCGCGCCAGGTGGAACTGAACCTGACGCTCAAGCGCATCCAGTCCAAGCTGGCCGCTGCACAACAACAGCTTTGAGGATTGAAAGAATGACGGAGAAGACCATGGAAAAATTCACGGCAGCCAGCCATGAAGCCCAGTCCGCCAATTTGGTGGCGGCCAATATCGAGCAACTCAAGGCGCTGTTTCCGGAGCTGATTACCGAGGGTGCGGGCGGCGCGGCAGTGAATGTGGACGTGCTCAAGGTGCTGGTGGGCGATGCCTGCGTCACCGATGCCGACGAGAAATACGGCCTCAACTGGCATGGCAAGCGCCGTGCGCGGCAACTGGCGCTCACGCCCAGCACCGGCACCCTGCGCCCCTGCCCAGAAGACAGCCTGGATTGGGAGTCCACCCAGAATCTGATGATCGAGGGCGACAACCTCGAAGTGCTGAAGCTGCTGCAAAAAAGCTATGCCGGCAAGGTCAAACTGCTCTACATCGACCCGCCGTACAACACCGGTAAGGATTTCGTGTACCCTGACAATTTTCAGGACAACATCGAAAACTATCTGAAGTTAACCGGTCAAATTGAAGGCGGGCAGAAGATCAGCAGCAATACCGAGGCCAGCGGGCGGTTTCACACTGATTGGCTGAATATGATCTATCCACGCTTGAAGGTGGCGAAGAGTTTGCTTAAGAAGGACGGTGTCGTTTTTATCTCGATCGACGACAATGAACTTCATAACCTTCGCATGCTTTCGGATGAAGTGTTTGGCGAAGAAAATTTTGTTGCCGCCGTTTCTGTTGTCAACAATATGAAAGGGCGCAACGACAAAAAGCACATTGCCGCTTGTCACGAATACGTTGTTGTCTACGCAAATCCTGGTTTTGTTTCTAACGGCTTGCCGCTGACTGAGGCGCAGCGCGCCGCATTCAAGTACGAGGACGAAAGTGGTCAAAAGTATGCACTTCGAGACCTGAGGAAGCGCGGCGGTCCGGATCGTCGCGAGGATCGCCCCAGGATGTATTTTCCTATTTATTGGGATGAGGTGACTGGCGTATGTTCGTTGAGTCGAAAAAGCGACGCCGATGTCGAGATTTTCCCTCTGCGTGGAGACGGTTCTGAAGGGTGCTGGCGCTGGGGATATGAGAAAGTGGAGCAGCATCTGGATTGGATGCACGCCAAACGATCTGGGCGTAGTGGCAGGTTGGATGTTGAGCATCGACTGTATCTTGATCCGTCGATTGCAGTAGATGATGCCGATGATGAGCCTGATGATGACGAAGACGAGGCTATTGAGCGCACTTCGAAGCCAAAGTCGGTGTGGCTTGGCGGCGAATTTTCAACCGATAGTGCAAAGCGAGCGTTGAAAGAGTTGATTCCGGGAGAATCATTCGATTTCCCTAAATCAATCGATTTTCTTCGTACCTGCGTACTGCTTGGTTCGAGTGGGAATGACCTTGTTGCCGATCTTTTTGCGGGTTCTGCAGCAGCGGGACAAGCCGTGATGCAGCAAAACGCA is part of the Stenotrophomonas lactitubi genome and encodes:
- a CDS encoding DUF262 domain-containing protein codes for the protein MSFRTAEPALNDVLDGIASGQIQLPDFQRGWVWDDTHIRSLIASLSLSYPIGAVMFLEAGGVPFKPRLFAGVNLQPAPAPKTLVLDGQQRLTSMYLALRSGQSVPTRTEKGADIRRLYFLDMSKCLDESADREDAVLSVPETLQVTSDFGRKVDLDVSTPHQQYSQRLFPVALLFDIQGFMAWESGFSAHHQFAAEAMQFMQRFRNEIWLRFQQFKVPAIELTQDTPREAVCQVFEKVNTGGVTLTVFELMTATFAADEFNLRDDWDARQERLTAKHDVLMAVDGTSFLTAVTLLASYRRHKALGTSVSCKRADVLKLPLADFKALESDLEKGFKRAAELLAEEKIFDDRSLPYATQLVPLSAICAHLADRTTQHGVKQKLLRWYWSGVLGELYGGANETRFGMDIQDAVAWVEGGSEPRTVRDANFSPTRLLSLQSRLAAAYKGLAALLMKHGGRDFISGTPIDLNTYFNNAIDIHHVFPRAWCENQKLPKEKWNSVINKAPLAAGTNRFISGDAPSVYLARIQKAKQVAPDNLDEFLLSHVIPVPALRSDDFDAFVRQRATALLNLIEQAMGKAISGRDSEEAVKAFGAALS
- a CDS encoding DUF4391 domain-containing protein; its protein translation is MNWSDVVSVLSLPDSARVDQRVPKKLLLENGAPTASDKRLISDAIEYIQWLAALKPNTIGVPEYRDTQREYLEVAVLAATLRGAAKPASFSRLAELVHRAVPYPVLLLLDTERAEGATLTLSLAHKRWAQNEAGKIVLDGDMVSTSLFQAVDGRPRADAKAASHIEQDFMQSLAIARQPQASLHALYEGWIVCVQAMHAARRTGIYQTATTPEQTAARRQALIDCKWLEREISRLRAEAAKEKQLARQVELNLTLKRIQSKLAAAQQQL
- a CDS encoding site-specific DNA-methyltransferase — translated: MTEKTMEKFTAASHEAQSANLVAANIEQLKALFPELITEGAGGAAVNVDVLKVLVGDACVTDADEKYGLNWHGKRRARQLALTPSTGTLRPCPEDSLDWESTQNLMIEGDNLEVLKLLQKSYAGKVKLLYIDPPYNTGKDFVYPDNFQDNIENYLKLTGQIEGGQKISSNTEASGRFHTDWLNMIYPRLKVAKSLLKKDGVVFISIDDNELHNLRMLSDEVFGEENFVAAVSVVNNMKGRNDKKHIAACHEYVVVYANPGFVSNGLPLTEAQRAAFKYEDESGQKYALRDLRKRGGPDRREDRPRMYFPIYWDEVTGVCSLSRKSDADVEIFPLRGDGSEGCWRWGYEKVEQHLDWMHAKRSGRSGRLDVEHRLYLDPSIAVDDADDEPDDDEDEAIERTSKPKSVWLGGEFSTDSAKRALKELIPGESFDFPKSIDFLRTCVLLGSSGNDLVADLFAGSAAAGQAVMQQNAIDGSARRILTIQLPEPLSPTEKNQKAAATVCDKLGLKRNIAELTKERLRRAGAKVKADNPLFVGDTGFRVFKLDTSNIRAWNPKPDDLEATLLGHQDHLLEGRSEADVLYELLLKLGLDLCVPIEKRRIEGLDVHAVGGGVLLACLAEKITREQVESLAQGIIAWHKELAPAGPAGKESTCVFRDSAFADDVAKTNLAAILEQHGIQNVRSL